CGCGAATCTCCTGTTCATGCGCGGCTGGACGCGCCAACGCGAGCTCGCCGTCCGTCGCGCGCTCGGCGCGGGGCGCGCGCGGCTCATGCGGCAGCTGCTCACCGAGAGCCTCGCGCTGTCGCTGTTGGGGGGAGGGGCCGGTCTCCTGGTGGCCTGGGTCGGTCTCCGACTGTCTCACGGCTCGGAGTACACGGCGGGCGCGCACATCGACCGCGCGGTCATGGCTGGGCGCTGATCCTTTCCATCGTCACCGGCTTGGTCTTCGGCGTCGGACCTGCGCTGTGCTCGGCGGCCGGCTCGGTTGGAGATTCATTGCGCAACGGTGCACGGAGTATCGCCGGACATGCCGCGGCGCGCCGAATGCGTGGCGCGCTGGTCGTGAGCGAGATCGCGCTCTCGCTCAGTTTCCTCATCGCAGCGGCGTTGCTCATCCGATCGTTCATCGCGCTCGAGCGCACGCCGATCGGCTACGATCCGCGCGGGCTCGTCGCGGCGCAGGTGCGGCTCGCGCATGAACCGCCCGCACCGGCTCGCGTGGCGTGGGAGCGTGACATCGCCCGCGCGCTGCGAGCGGCGCCGAGCGTCGCGGAAGTAGCGATCGGACCGCAGCCCCAAACCGAAGTGCGGATGGGACCGTTCGCCATCGACGGTTCCGCGGGCCCCGAGACTGTGGACTTGAGTATTTGTGAAATGCCGTTCGTGGAACCGTCGTACTTCGGCGTGGCTCGCATTGCGCTCGTCGAGGGGCGAACCTTTGGGTCACTCACCGACGCCGGAACGTCGCAAGAGCTCATCGTCAATCAATCGCTGGCCCGGCGGCTCTGGCCGAATCGAAATCCACTTGGCGCGCGGCTGCGCGTGGGTGACGGGGCGAAAGGGAAGTGGTTGACGGTCGTCGGCGTTGCGCACGATCTCCATCTCGTGGGAACGAGCGGCGATCTGTTCAACTTGCAGATGTACCGCCCGGTGAGCGCCGACGCGGACTTCGAAAGAACGATGCTCGTGCGCGCACGCGGAGCGCGCGGATCGCTCGCCGCGCTCGAGCCGTCACTCGCGCGAGCCGTCGAGCAGGCGGGTGTCGGAGCGACACTGGAGCGCGTGGTGTCGATCGAGTCGACGATCGACAATCGCGTGCTCGCGCGCCCGCGGCGCGCGCTCGTGGTGTTCGCGATGTTCGCGATCGTCGCGCTGGCGCTGTCGGCGGCGGGACTATACGGCGTGATCGCGTATGCCGTCGCGCAACGAACTCGGGAGATCGGGGTACGTGTAGCGCTCGGGGCGGATCCGGCCGCGGTGGCTCGGCTCATCCTCGGCGATAGCGGGCGGCTCGTCGCCGCCGGCGGTGCGTTGGGGCTGCTCATCGCGTATGTGGCGACGCGCGCGGTGAGCGCGTTTCTCTACGCGGTCGCGCCGACCGATCCAATGGCGTTTCTTGGCGCCACGCTGTTGCTGTTCGTCGTCGCTCTCGTAGCGGCAGTTGCGCCGATGCGGCGCGCGTTGAGGATTGATCCGTGTGAGGCGCTTCGTGCGGATTGATCGCCCTTTCGAGGAGGCTATCATGTTTCGTTTCGCTCTCGTCTTCCTGGCGGCCCCCATCATCGCGGCCGGCGCGCAGGGGGTGAGTGGTTCAGCGGTGCGCGTCGAGGTTTCGGCGGATGGGTACCGCGTTCAACCCGCGGCGGACTCGGCGCGCGCGGCGAACGGCGGCGAACGCGCTCCCGCGGCCATCACCGGCGCCGGCAAGTTTACGTACGCGTTGGCGTCGGGCGATGAAGTGACCATCGCCGCGACGACAGCCAACGGCCGCGTTCACGTCGAAGTGAAGGACGAAACGAGTGTCCTTGGACTCGCCGACGCGCATACCGTGACGATCCGCAATCGGAATGGTGTGATCAGCTTCGAGGTGCAGCGAATGGGCGCTCTGCACTTCAAATATGGTACGATCTTCTAGAGCTGCATCATCTCATTCCGCCCGCAACGCCACCAACGGGTCGCTGTGTCCGGCACGCCGCGCTGGCAGGTAACACGCGACGGCGGCGACGGCGAGGATGACGCCCGCCACTCCGACATACACGGATATGTCCGTCGGCGTGACTTCATATAACAGTGACCGAAGCGCGGCTCCCGCTCCGAGCGAGACGAGAAGCCCAGTGCCGAGGCCCGCAAGCACCAACGTGAGTCCCTCGCCGACGACGACGCGAGCCAAGGCGGCGGGCCGCGCACCGATCGCGGCACGAATTCCGAATTCACGGCGGCGGCTCGCGACGTACAGGGACATCACGCCGTACAATCCGCATGCGGCGAGAAGCACGGCGAGCAGCGCAAAGCCGGACAGCAGAAGCTCCATCATTCGCTGCGTCGCGAGCGAGCTCGCGATCGCCGCGGTGACGGCGTGCGGATTATCGATCGGCACGCCGGCGTCGACGGTCGCGATACGCTGCCGCACCGCGCGCACCACGGCCGCCTGTTCGTCATCCGATCGCACGACGAGCGTCGGACGGCTACCCCCATATTGCGCGTACGGGAAGTACGTGTGTGCGCGCGGTGCGTCGGCGACGCCTTCATCCCGAATACTTCCGACCACGCCGACGATCGTCCGCCACGCGGTATCGCCCGTCATGCGGATGCGCTTACCGATTGCATCGGACGGGCTCCAATAGCGGGACACCAGCGCTCTGTCGACGATGACCACCGACGGCGCGTTGTCGCGATCGGCCGCGGTGAAGTCACGTCCCGCGAGCATGGGGATGTCGAGCGTTCGGAACAGCCCGGGGCTTACGGAATACTGCAGGGTCAACTCGCTTGGCGCGTTCGGTGCGACCGTCTGTCCTTCGACGATGAAGCCGTCGCTGTTCACGTCGTTGACATACATCGCGGGAAACATGACGGCCGCGTTGCGCACCCCGCGCAAGGATGACGTGGCACGAACGGCCTCGTCGACAAAGACGTATGACCGGGGCTTGTTGGCCATGGCATATCGCTGAGGCGGCAGGGGCATGGTGAACGCCATGACGTGACGCGCGTCGAATCCAAGATCGGTTGTGACGAGACGACGAAAGCTCTTCAGCATGAGCCCCGCGCCGATCAGCAACACGAACGAAAGCGCGACTTGCCCGGCGATCAGCAGCTTGTTCGTGACCCGCGCGCCACGGCTGGCAGACGATTTTTGGCCGGCAAGGACGCCCCCTAGCGCGCCGGGTTCGGACGACAGGGAAGGAACGAGACCAAAGAGGATGCCTGACACGACGCTCGCCGCAGCGGCGAACAGCATCACGCGCCAGTCAACGCCGATCTCCTCCATGCGGGGAAGCGATGCCAATCCGGAATGCGTGAACGTTCTCACGAGTCCGTACGCCGCGACGCCGCCGAGTGCACCGCCGAGCACGGCGAGCACGAAGCCTTCCGTCAGTGTCTGACCGATGATGCGACCGCGCGACGCGCCGAGCGCGGCCCGAACCGCCACCTCGTGGCGCCTCCCCAGACGCC
The nucleotide sequence above comes from Gemmatimonadaceae bacterium. Encoded proteins:
- a CDS encoding FtsX-like permease family protein — protein: MRGALVVSEIALSLSFLIAAALLIRSFIALERTPIGYDPRGLVAAQVRLAHEPPAPARVAWERDIARALRAAPSVAEVAIGPQPQTEVRMGPFAIDGSAGPETVDLSICEMPFVEPSYFGVARIALVEGRTFGSLTDAGTSQELIVNQSLARRLWPNRNPLGARLRVGDGAKGKWLTVVGVAHDLHLVGTSGDLFNLQMYRPVSADADFERTMLVRARGARGSLAALEPSLARAVEQAGVGATLERVVSIESTIDNRVLARPRRALVVFAMFAIVALALSAAGLYGVIAYAVAQRTREIGVRVALGADPAAVARLILGDSGRLVAAGGALGLLIAYVATRAVSAFLYAVAPTDPMAFLGATLLLFVVALVAAVAPMRRALRIDPCEALRAD
- a CDS encoding ABC transporter permease, whose amino-acid sequence is MPALLVETAFQDVRFAVRSLARRPVFAGVVIATLALGIATATAMFTLVDDIVLRPLPFRQPDRLVEVVQSFPEKKLDRWTLSQQNTATYLGLTSFESFAAHARTGLTLDVNGTADRVIAEVVTGDFFTLLGVHPLLGRVIGRDDDHTGGDAVVVLSYDFWQSRFAGSPSALGQRMDLSGQPRRIVGIMPKEFAFPKPDVEVYIPLGLDPTRAHPNFLTGLGRLRGGVSADQASHEATLALWNWARSSPDVLSGTPPERTRLHVVVTPLRTAIAGSVARPLLVLQAGVLLILLIAIANVVTLLGTRRLGRRHEVAVRAALGASRGRIIGQTLTEGFVLAVLGGALGGVAAYGLVRTFTHSGLASLPRMEEIGVDWRVMLFAAAASVVSGILFGLVPSLSSEPGALGGVLAGQKSSASRGARVTNKLLIAGQVALSFVLLIGAGLMLKSFRRLVTTDLGFDARHVMAFTMPLPPQRYAMANKPRSYVFVDEAVRATSSLRGVRNAAVMFPAMYVNDVNSDGFIVEGQTVAPNAPSELTLQYSVSPGLFRTLDIPMLAGRDFTAADRDNAPSVVIVDRALVSRYWSPSDAIGKRIRMTGDTAWRTIVGVVGSIRDEGVADAPRAHTYFPYAQYGGSRPTLVVRSDDEQAAVVRAVRQRIATVDAGVPIDNPHAVTAAIASSLATQRMMELLLSGFALLAVLLAACGLYGVMSLYVASRRREFGIRAAIGARPAALARVVVGEGLTLVLAGLGTGLLVSLGAGAALRSLLYEVTPTDISVYVGVAGVILAVAAVACYLPARRAGHSDPLVALRAE